The following proteins come from a genomic window of Pseudomonas putida:
- a CDS encoding TonB-dependent siderophore receptor — MRRTFVSLCVLHAVSPLAFAEPEPLSDPAQIELQALSITSTADSERADGPVEGYKASRSASATRTDTALHETPQSVSVVPKDVLVDTGATRLQDGLDYAGGVGRANNFGGQGLTTFTVRGFTTGEFYRNGFPINRGYPNAPDANTVERLEVIRGPASSLYGRGDPGGTFNVVSKQPLPESKVTLGSQFDDQGMHRATLDATGPLSQDGSLAYRLNILGEGGDSFRDDVESERYDVAPVISWQVNDATKITFEGDFMRNNHPLDRGLTRYPTQTGSASRDTYIWEKGSDNLLHNDNNMAQLRFEHLLNDDWTLAGGFQFLDGSLKGNAVEGSNLLPDGRTLQRNFNYRKLEWTDRDWQLNLTGHFDTGTLSHTLLTGVEYENYDYNSIIQRSSAAYPIDIYNPVLGQPRPALDRTTTWDKENLQTWAFFIQDQVALTERLKALAGVRFERFEHDYDNKLNNAGDFSKGENGVTPRLGLIYDLTDTLAVYANTARSFKPNTGTPASGGGFDPEKGKSYELGVKWESLDRQLSVDAAIYHIVKENVLANDPSDLTGTYKIAAGEVRSRGLDINIAGNLTPEWRVIGGYAYVDAEVTKDTTLPKGTRLANIPRNTFSLLNTYEFQDGLAKGLGLGVGVKYVDDRAGQTSAATYTMERYSVVDLLSFYKVNEHVRLNLDVKNVFNKGYDEGAFNSYVYPGAPRTVQAGVSYTF; from the coding sequence ATGCGCCGCACGTTCGTTTCGCTTTGTGTGCTTCATGCTGTCTCCCCGCTGGCCTTTGCCGAGCCTGAACCGCTCAGCGACCCTGCCCAGATCGAACTCCAGGCCCTGAGCATCACCAGTACTGCCGACAGTGAGCGTGCGGACGGCCCGGTCGAAGGTTACAAGGCCAGCCGCTCGGCCAGTGCCACCCGCACCGACACGGCGCTGCACGAAACCCCGCAATCGGTCAGCGTGGTGCCCAAGGATGTGTTGGTAGACACGGGCGCCACGCGCCTGCAGGACGGCCTGGACTACGCCGGTGGTGTCGGCCGCGCCAACAACTTCGGCGGCCAGGGCCTGACAACCTTCACCGTGCGTGGCTTCACGACCGGTGAGTTCTACCGCAACGGCTTTCCGATCAACCGCGGCTACCCCAATGCCCCGGATGCCAACACCGTCGAGCGCCTGGAGGTCATCCGTGGCCCGGCCAGCAGCCTGTACGGCCGTGGCGACCCTGGCGGTACGTTCAACGTGGTCAGCAAGCAGCCGTTGCCCGAGTCCAAGGTTACCCTTGGCAGCCAGTTCGACGACCAGGGCATGCACCGTGCCACCCTCGATGCCACCGGGCCGCTGAGCCAGGACGGCTCGCTGGCCTACCGCCTGAACATACTGGGTGAAGGTGGCGACAGCTTCCGCGACGATGTCGAAAGCGAACGCTACGATGTCGCCCCGGTCATCAGCTGGCAGGTCAATGACGCCACGAAGATCACCTTCGAAGGCGATTTCATGCGCAACAACCACCCCCTCGATCGCGGCCTGACCCGCTACCCCACCCAGACCGGCAGCGCCTCGCGCGATACCTATATCTGGGAAAAAGGCAGCGACAACCTGCTGCATAACGACAACAACATGGCGCAGCTGCGTTTCGAGCACCTGCTCAATGACGACTGGACTTTGGCAGGCGGGTTCCAGTTCCTTGATGGTTCGCTCAAGGGTAATGCAGTCGAGGGGAGCAATTTACTGCCAGACGGCCGCACCCTGCAGCGGAACTTCAACTACCGCAAGCTGGAATGGACCGACCGTGACTGGCAATTGAACCTGACCGGGCATTTCGATACCGGTACGCTCAGCCACACTTTGCTGACCGGTGTCGAATACGAGAACTACGACTACAACTCGATCATCCAGCGTTCCTCGGCAGCCTACCCGATCGACATCTACAACCCGGTACTGGGCCAGCCGCGCCCGGCACTGGACCGCACCACCACCTGGGACAAGGAAAACCTGCAGACGTGGGCGTTCTTCATTCAGGACCAGGTAGCGCTGACCGAGCGATTGAAGGCGCTGGCGGGTGTGCGCTTCGAGCGTTTCGAGCATGACTATGACAACAAGCTGAACAATGCCGGCGATTTCAGCAAGGGCGAAAACGGCGTTACACCCCGCCTTGGCTTGATCTACGACCTGACCGATACCCTGGCGGTCTACGCCAATACCGCACGTTCGTTCAAGCCCAATACGGGCACGCCGGCCAGTGGCGGCGGTTTCGACCCAGAGAAAGGCAAGTCCTACGAGCTGGGTGTGAAATGGGAGTCACTCGACCGCCAGTTGAGTGTCGACGCGGCGATCTACCACATCGTCAAGGAAAACGTACTGGCCAACGACCCGAGCGACCTTACTGGTACTTACAAGATCGCGGCCGGCGAGGTGCGCAGCCGTGGCCTGGACATCAACATCGCCGGCAACCTCACCCCCGAATGGCGCGTGATCGGTGGCTATGCCTACGTGGACGCCGAAGTCACCAAGGACACTACCCTGCCCAAGGGAACGCGCCTGGCCAATATCCCGCGCAACACCTTCAGCCTGCTGAACACCTACGAGTTCCAGGATGGCCTGGCCAAAGGCCTTGGCCTGGGCGTAGGCGTGAAGTATGTCGACGACCGTGCGGGGCAGACATCGGCAGCCACTTACACGATGGAACGCTACAGCGTGGTCGACCTGTTGAGCTTCTACAAGGTCAACGAGCATGTGCGGTTGAATCTGGACGTGAAAAACGTGTTCAACAAGGGGTATGACGAAGGGGCGTTCAACAGCTACGTATACCCCGGCGCACCGCGCACGGTGCAGGCCGGTGTTTCCTATACCTTCTGA
- a CDS encoding acyloxyacyl hydrolase has protein sequence MKTRLAASLAVAVLAFAGADLVQAAQISGAVGATSQGDMTYRIGMSFDWDKKWLESSTGHVSGYWDAAYTYWEGGDASGAHSLSFSPVFTYEFSGFTYTPYIEAGIGLAAFSKTDVGDQRLGSSVNFEDRIGFGLKLPGEQKVGIRAMHYSNAGIKQPNDGIESYSLFYSTAF, from the coding sequence ATGAAAACCCGTCTAGCAGCTTCGCTGGCCGTTGCAGTGCTGGCCTTTGCCGGGGCCGATCTGGTCCAGGCTGCGCAGATATCAGGCGCCGTGGGCGCAACTAGCCAAGGTGACATGACCTACCGTATCGGCATGTCGTTCGACTGGGACAAGAAATGGCTGGAAAGCAGCACCGGCCATGTGAGCGGGTACTGGGATGCGGCCTACACCTATTGGGAAGGTGGCGATGCCAGTGGTGCGCATTCGCTGTCGTTCAGCCCGGTGTTCACGTATGAGTTCAGCGGCTTTACCTACACGCCTTACATCGAGGCAGGTATTGGCCTGGCAGCGTTTTCAAAGACCGACGTAGGGGACCAGCGCCTGGGGTCGTCGGTCAACTTCGAAGACCGCATCGGCTTTGGCCTGAAGTTGCCGGGAGAACAGAAGGTAGGCATCCGTGCCATGCATTACTCCAACGCCGGGATAAAGCAGCCAAACGACGGCATCGAGTCGTACTCGCTGTTCTACAGCACAGCTTTCTGA
- a CDS encoding carboxypeptidase regulatory-like domain-containing protein → MRNHHYALGAALLITLALPWTLAAAADLNAPIDMQAVQLQPQEQNGVRYLQGGIGQDEANALRKTAGYDLHVELSTGPEGKFQSGASVDIQNAQGQPVLSVSDAGPLLYVQLPPGKYKVIGNAQGQSVQQWAAVTGKAPTTVNLNWR, encoded by the coding sequence ATGCGTAACCATCACTATGCGCTCGGCGCTGCCTTGCTGATTACCCTGGCCTTGCCATGGACGCTGGCCGCTGCCGCCGACCTCAATGCCCCCATCGACATGCAGGCCGTGCAGTTGCAACCGCAAGAACAGAATGGCGTGCGCTACCTGCAGGGCGGTATCGGCCAGGACGAGGCCAATGCCCTGCGCAAGACCGCGGGTTATGACCTGCACGTAGAGCTTTCGACCGGTCCGGAAGGCAAGTTCCAGAGCGGGGCTTCGGTCGATATCCAGAATGCCCAGGGCCAGCCCGTACTCAGCGTCAGCGATGCCGGGCCACTGCTGTATGTGCAACTGCCTCCCGGCAAATACAAGGTCATTGGCAATGCCCAAGGTCAGTCGGTGCAGCAGTGGGCGGCCGTGACGGGCAAGGCCCCCACGACCGTTAACCTTAATTGGCGTTGA
- a CDS encoding LysR family transcriptional regulator has product MDLVQLEIFKAVAEQGSISAAAQHIHRVPSNLTTRIKQLEEDLGVELFIREKSRLRLSPAGWNFLEYTRRILDLVHEARLTVAGEDPQGTFALGSLESTAAVRIPALLAAYNQRYPKVDLDLSTGPSGTMLEGVLSGRLVAAFVDGPVLHPTLEGIPVFEEEMMVIAPLNHTPVTRAQDVNGESIYAFRANCSYRHHFENWFVKDQAVPGKIHEMESYHGMLACVSAGAGLAMLPRSMLDNMPGCSTVSAWPMSEDFRYLKTWLVWRRGTVSRSLSMFVKLLEEGRAS; this is encoded by the coding sequence GTGGACCTGGTGCAACTGGAGATCTTCAAGGCCGTGGCAGAGCAGGGCAGCATCAGCGCCGCCGCGCAGCACATCCATCGGGTGCCGTCGAACCTGACCACGCGCATCAAGCAACTGGAGGAGGACTTGGGGGTAGAGCTGTTCATTCGTGAGAAGAGCCGCCTGCGCCTGTCGCCTGCGGGTTGGAACTTCCTCGAATATACCCGGCGTATCCTCGACCTGGTCCATGAGGCGCGGCTGACCGTGGCGGGTGAAGACCCGCAGGGCACCTTTGCCCTCGGATCGCTGGAAAGCACGGCGGCGGTGCGCATCCCCGCGTTGCTGGCGGCCTATAACCAGCGCTACCCCAAGGTTGACCTTGACCTGTCCACCGGGCCCTCCGGGACCATGCTCGAAGGCGTGCTGTCTGGCCGCCTGGTGGCCGCGTTCGTCGACGGCCCGGTGCTGCACCCGACGCTGGAGGGCATACCGGTGTTCGAGGAAGAGATGATGGTCATTGCGCCGCTCAACCATACACCGGTAACCCGCGCCCAGGACGTGAACGGTGAAAGCATCTACGCCTTCCGCGCCAACTGTTCATACCGCCATCACTTCGAAAACTGGTTCGTAAAAGACCAGGCGGTACCGGGCAAGATCCACGAAATGGAGTCGTACCACGGCATGTTGGCATGCGTCAGCGCTGGCGCCGGCCTGGCCATGCTGCCGCGCAGCATGCTCGACAATATGCCCGGGTGCAGCACCGTCAGCGCCTGGCCAATGTCGGAGGACTTCCGTTACCTGAAAACCTGGCTGGTATGGCGACGGGGTACAGTCTCGCGCAGTTTGAGCATGTTCGTGAAATTGCTTGAAGAAGGTCGTGCAAGCTGA